The following are encoded together in the Nitrospinota bacterium genome:
- a CDS encoding integration host factor subunit beta: MTKSELADKLAEKIKINKQQAEGIINIFTNSIIEALAKGDKVEIRGFGSFRVRHRAAKEGRNPKTGEKVYVAPKKVPFFKTGKDFRDTVNIDE; this comes from the coding sequence ATGACTAAATCAGAACTGGCTGATAAGCTTGCGGAAAAGATAAAGATAAACAAGCAACAAGCTGAGGGGATCATAAATATCTTTACCAATTCCATAATTGAAGCCCTTGCCAAGGGGGATAAGGTTGAAATAAGGGGATTTGGAAGTTTCCGCGTAAGGCACAGGGCGGCTAAAGAGGGGCGAAATCCGAAGACCGGCGAAAAGGTCTATGTGGCTCCGAAAAAAGTTCCATTCTTCAAGACAGGCAAAGATTTCAGGGATACCGTAAACATAGACGAATAA